One window of Sinorhizobium fredii NGR234 genomic DNA carries:
- a CDS encoding DMT family transporter has product MPLDVIALVLFGALLHAIWNALVKAGSEKSLDAAMVALGAAVVALPFLPFLPLPNAEARPYILVSAVLQFAYFQLVAASYRAGDIGLVYPLMRGVAPLIVAATSSIVVGEQLSGGALAGILTISAGVLTLAFESRRGGKQAIMLALSNACVIASYTFVDGIGARVSGNAISYTLWMALLPPVLLFAWAFASRGVKPVLRHVRHHWWRGLIGGAGSIAAYGLALWAMTKAPVATVAALRETAILFAVVISVVFLKERVSVWRIAAALVIALGALLLRLA; this is encoded by the coding sequence TTGCCGCTTGACGTCATTGCGCTCGTGCTTTTCGGGGCGCTGCTGCACGCGATCTGGAACGCACTCGTCAAAGCGGGGTCGGAAAAGTCGCTGGACGCCGCCATGGTGGCGCTTGGCGCTGCGGTCGTGGCGCTGCCCTTCCTGCCCTTCCTGCCGCTGCCTAATGCCGAAGCCCGGCCCTATATACTCGTTTCGGCAGTCCTCCAGTTTGCCTATTTCCAGCTCGTGGCCGCCTCCTACCGCGCCGGCGACATCGGCCTCGTCTATCCGCTGATGCGCGGCGTCGCGCCGCTGATCGTCGCCGCCACCAGCAGCATCGTCGTCGGCGAACAACTGAGCGGCGGAGCGCTCGCCGGCATCCTGACAATCTCGGCCGGCGTGCTTACGCTCGCCTTCGAGTCGCGCAGGGGCGGCAAACAGGCGATCATGCTGGCGCTCTCAAATGCCTGCGTCATCGCCAGCTACACCTTCGTCGACGGCATCGGCGCCCGGGTCTCCGGTAACGCCATTTCCTACACGCTGTGGATGGCGCTGCTGCCGCCGGTGCTGCTCTTCGCCTGGGCTTTCGCGAGCCGCGGCGTCAAGCCGGTGCTGCGGCATGTCCGGCACCACTGGTGGCGCGGACTGATCGGCGGCGCCGGTTCGATCGCCGCCTATGGGTTGGCGCTCTGGGCGATGACGAAGGCGCCGGTTGCGACGGTCGCGGCGCTGCGAGAGACCGCCATCCTCTTTGCCGTGGTGATCTCCGTCGTCTTCCTCAAGGAACGCGTCAGCGTCTGGCGCATTGCCGCGGCTCTGGTGATTGCGCTCGGAGCCCTGCTGCTGAGGCTGGCTTAG
- a CDS encoding CoA-binding protein: MNHDVYPDHYLADILRDTKTIALVGASPKAERPSHRVMAFLLRKGYRVIPVNPGHAGRAILDQTVVARLADIAEPIDMVDVFRAAHALPALVDEILALKNLPKVIWGQLSVRDDEAAARAEAAGINVVMDRCPAIEYPRLIG, encoded by the coding sequence ATGAACCATGATGTCTACCCGGATCACTACCTCGCCGACATCCTGCGCGACACCAAAACCATTGCGCTCGTGGGCGCCTCACCGAAGGCGGAGAGGCCGAGCCACCGCGTCATGGCTTTCCTGCTGCGCAAGGGATACCGCGTCATCCCGGTCAATCCCGGTCATGCGGGCCGGGCGATCCTCGACCAGACCGTTGTCGCAAGGCTCGCGGATATCGCCGAGCCGATCGACATGGTCGACGTCTTTCGCGCCGCCCACGCCTTGCCTGCACTGGTCGACGAAATCCTCGCGCTAAAGAACCTGCCCAAGGTGATTTGGGGCCAATTGTCGGTTCGTGACGACGAAGCCGCCGCGAGGGCCGAGGCGGCTGGCATCAACGTCGTCATGGACCGTTGCCCGGCGATCGAATATCCGCGCCTGATCGGCTGA
- a CDS encoding O-acetylhomoserine aminocarboxypropyltransferase, producing MTKAGPGFSTLAVHAGAQPDPTTGARATPIYQTTSFVFNDADHAAALFGLQQFGNIYSRIMNPTQAVLEERIAALEGGTAALATASGHAAQLLVFHTIMGPGDNFVAARQLYGGSVNQFGQAFKSFDWQVRWADCADPESFETQIDARTKAIFVESLANPGGIFVDIAAIAEVARRHGLPLIVDNTMATPYLVRPLEHGADIVVHSLTKFIGGHGNSMGGIIVDGGTFDWSKSGKYPLLSEPRPEYGGVVLHQAFGNFAFAIAARVLGLRDFGPAISPFNAFLIQTGVETLPLRMQRHCDNALAVARWLKGRDEVSWIRYAGLEDDPNHALQKRYSPKGAGAVFTFGLSGGYEAGKRFVEGLEMFSHLANIGDTRSLVIHPASTTHRQLTPEQQVAAGAGPDVVRLSIGIEDVDDIIADLEQALASI from the coding sequence ATGACGAAGGCCGGCCCCGGTTTCAGCACGCTTGCCGTCCACGCGGGGGCTCAGCCCGACCCAACGACGGGGGCGCGGGCGACGCCGATCTATCAGACGACGAGTTTCGTCTTCAACGATGCGGATCACGCGGCCGCGCTCTTCGGCCTGCAGCAGTTCGGCAATATCTACAGCCGCATCATGAACCCGACGCAGGCGGTGCTCGAAGAGCGCATCGCCGCGCTCGAAGGCGGCACGGCGGCGCTGGCGACCGCCTCCGGGCATGCGGCCCAGCTTCTCGTCTTCCACACCATCATGGGGCCGGGCGATAATTTCGTCGCCGCCAGGCAGCTTTACGGTGGTTCCGTCAACCAGTTCGGCCAGGCCTTCAAGTCCTTCGACTGGCAGGTCCGCTGGGCCGATTGCGCCGACCCCGAAAGCTTCGAGACGCAGATCGACGCGCGCACGAAGGCGATCTTCGTCGAAAGCCTTGCCAATCCCGGCGGCATCTTCGTCGATATCGCCGCCATCGCCGAGGTTGCCCGCCGGCACGGGCTGCCGCTCATCGTCGACAATACGATGGCGACGCCGTACCTGGTGCGGCCGCTGGAGCACGGCGCCGATATCGTCGTCCACTCGCTCACCAAGTTCATCGGCGGCCACGGCAACTCGATGGGCGGGATCATCGTCGACGGCGGCACCTTCGACTGGTCGAAATCCGGGAAATATCCGCTCCTCTCCGAACCGCGTCCGGAATATGGCGGCGTCGTGCTGCACCAGGCTTTCGGCAATTTCGCCTTTGCGATCGCGGCGCGCGTCCTCGGTCTTCGCGATTTCGGCCCGGCGATCTCGCCGTTCAACGCCTTCCTGATCCAGACCGGGGTCGAGACCCTGCCGCTGAGGATGCAGCGCCATTGCGACAATGCGCTCGCGGTGGCGAGATGGCTGAAGGGACGGGACGAGGTTTCCTGGATCCGCTATGCCGGGCTCGAGGACGATCCGAACCATGCGCTTCAGAAGCGCTATTCGCCGAAAGGCGCAGGTGCGGTCTTCACCTTCGGGCTTTCGGGCGGATACGAGGCCGGAAAGCGCTTCGTCGAGGGCCTCGAAATGTTTTCGCACCTCGCCAATATCGGAGACACCCGTTCGCTGGTCATCCACCCGGCCTCGACGACCCATCGGCAACTGACGCCGGAGCAACAGGTTGCCGCTGGGGCAGGGCCGGATGTGGTGCGTCTGTCGATCGGCATTGAGGATGTCGATGATATCATCGCCGACCTGGAGCAGGCGCTCGCAAGCATTTGA
- a CDS encoding cupin domain-containing protein: MSHMLKFDLSSIEAEVGAPAAERLISGNPQFRTWNFEEAPGGLYAGVWESTPGKWRIAYDEWEYFHVLSGHSIVTENGGNPVHLKAGDSMVLRPGFAGTWEVIETTRKDYVIRL; the protein is encoded by the coding sequence ATGAGTCACATGTTGAAATTCGATCTTTCTTCGATCGAAGCGGAAGTCGGTGCCCCGGCAGCCGAGCGGCTGATCTCCGGAAACCCGCAGTTCCGCACCTGGAATTTCGAAGAGGCGCCCGGCGGTCTCTATGCGGGCGTCTGGGAGTCGACACCCGGAAAGTGGCGGATCGCCTATGACGAATGGGAATATTTCCATGTGCTCTCGGGCCATTCGATCGTGACCGAGAATGGCGGAAATCCGGTCCACCTCAAGGCCGGTGACAGCATGGTGCTGCGGCCGGGCTTCGCGGGGACCTGGGAGGTCATCGAGACGACCCGCAAGGACTACGTGATCCGGCTCTGA